One part of the Paramormyrops kingsleyae isolate MSU_618 chromosome 2, PKINGS_0.4, whole genome shotgun sequence genome encodes these proteins:
- the klhl22 gene encoding kelch-like protein 22: MAEGAEAAQAGRCSRQVYRSHAHSQGVLTGLLSLRDSGALFDVTLLVDGRPIQAHRLLLAASCDYFRGMFAGGLREMHEPEVPVRGVSYAAMTKLLDFIYTAELQLDLDSVQEVLCAASLLQIEEVIGFCCDFLFSWLDDENILEVYKLADMYNLEQLGARVHSYLLKNIQTFSRTSVYRQLPSEKVFGVLSSDDLEVDSENEVYEAALHYHYSPEQVETDQVCLQDPLPMLEAVRFCLMERPVLQRLHERLRNCVLRERVAAALRYHAQELWQPVLQGALTQPRSRSRCILGFGGMYSPDSVAHADELQVFHPSWGEWRTLAAPHAPRMSNQGIAVLNNFVYLIGGDKNTSSFRAETRCWRYDPRHNSWCIIKPLQQQHADHCVCVEGGYIYAIGGRDYSTELDCVERYSPSTNTWEFVAGLRREVYAHAGAVVDGKIYITCGRRRLSYLKETYCYDPQANNWTGRAEGPVERAWHGMAAVGGRAYVIGGSNDERGYRRDVLKVACYNANADSWSLVSPLPAGHGEPGIAVLDGCIYVLGGRSHDKGSRMKHVHVYEPSSDRWESGTAFEERVSGLAACELLVPRSTLAQARGWGQRAKASWEDPDFDNSDDSSDD; encoded by the exons ATGGCGGAGGGTGCGGAGGCCGCCCAAGCAGGCCGGTGCAGCCGGCAGGTGTACCGAAGCCACGCCCACTCGCAAGGTGTGCTGACCGGACTGCTGTCACTCAGGGATTCGGGCGCCCTGTTTGACGTCACGCTTCTGGTGGATGGGCGGCCTATCCAGGCCCACCGGCTACTGCTGGCGGCTTCCTGTGACTACTTCAG GGGCATGTTTGCTGGAGGACTACGGGAGATGCATGAGCCGGAAGTGCCCGTGCGTGGGGTGTCATACGCGGCCATGACCAAGCTTCTGGACTTCATCTACACTGCCGAGCTTCAGCTTGACCTAGACAGTGTGCAGGAGGTCCTTTGTGCAGCTAGCCTGCTGCAG ATTGAGGAGGTTATTGGCTTCTGCTGTGACTTCCTCTTCTCTTGGTTGGATGATGAGAACATCCTGGAGGTGTACAAGCTGGCTGACATGTACAAtctggagcagctgggggcCAGGGTACACTCTTACCTCCTGAAGAACATCCAGACCTTTTCCCGGACGTCCGTCTATCGCCAGCTCCCTTCAGAGAAGGTCTTTGGCGTGCTCTCCAGTGATGATCTTGAGGTCGACTCTGAGAACGAGGTGTACGAGGCAGCTCTGCACTACCATTACAGCCCTGAGCAGGTGGAGACGGACCAGGTGTGCTTACAG GACCCACTTCCGATGCTAGAGGCGGTGCGCTTCTGCCTGATGGAACGTCCGGTGCTGCAGCGCCTCCATGAGCGACTGAGGAACTGCGTGCTGCGGGAGCGTGTGGCGGCGGCACTGCGCTACCATGCGCAGGAGCTGTGGCAGcccgtcctgcagggggcgctcaccCAGCCGCGCTCCCGCTCACGTTGCATCCTGGGCTTCGGTGGCATGTACTCGCCAGATTCCGTCGCCCACGCCGATGAGCTCCAGGTCTTCCATCCGTCCTGGGGCGAGTGGAGGACCCTGGCCGCCCCTCATGCTCCCCGCATGTCTAACCAGGGCATCGCCGTGCTCAACAACTTTGTCTATCTTATCGGTGGGGACAAGAACACCAGCAGCTTCCGTGCTGAGACTCGCTGCTGGAG GTACGACCCCCGTCACAACAGCTGGTGCATCATCAAGCCACTGCAGCAGCAGCACGCGGACCACTGCGTCTGCGTGGAGGGGGGGTACATTTATGCCATTGGAGGCCGTGACTACAGCACCGAGCTGGACTGCGTGGAGCGCTACAGCCCCAGCACCAACACCTGGGAGTTTGTGGCCGGCCTCCGGCGAGAG GTGTACGCACACGCGGGGGCCGTGGTGGACGGGAAGATCTACATCACGTGTGGCCGCCGCAGGCTGTCCTACCTCAAGGAGACCTACTGTTACGACCCCCAGGCCAACAACTGGACGGGCCGCGCCGAGGGCCCCGTGGAGAGGGCATGGCACGGCATGGCAGCTGTGGGGGGGCGGGCGTATGTCATAGGGGGCAGCAATGATGAGCGAGGCTATCGGCGTGATGTCCTCAAG GTGGCATGCTACAACGCAAACGCGGACAGCTGGTCGTTGGTGAGCCCGCTGCCAGCAGGGCACGGGGAGCCGGGCATCGCGGTGCTGGACGGCTGCATCTACGTGCTGGGAGGCCGCTCGCATGATAAAGGCAGCCGCATGAAGCACGTGCACGTGTACGAGCCCTCGAGCGACCGCTGGGAGAGCGGTACCGCCTTCGAAGAGCGTGTGTCGGGCCTGGCCGCTTGTGAGCTGCTGGTGCCCCGCTCCACCCTGGCCCAGGCCCGTGGCTGGGGGCAGCGTGCCAAGGCGTCGTGGGAAGACCCGGACTTCGACAATTCCGACGACTCCAGCGATGACTGA